In Pararge aegeria chromosome 7, ilParAegt1.1, whole genome shotgun sequence, the DNA window CGTAATAGGCTGATAGGTGTAACTTACATGAGGGGGTGCGGAAGGCCAGGCGGGGGTGGGTGGGGCCCGCCTGTCTCCCCCCGCGCCCCGCAACAGTGCGGTGCGCGGCCGGCTGGCGCTGCTGTCCGTTGTAGCACTACTTCTCCTGGAATGTATGGATGATATAAGGGATGAATAACAAGAAATGTGCAATCAAACTAATCCCAAATATAcggaaaataaacaatttagtaATGCTATCCTTATCTATGAGGGACAGACTGGGAAAAGAAAGCCTCGCAACCAGGATCCTGGAAAGCTCTGGAGTAGGGCGTAAGGGGTtcacatcaataaaaaataactattaatgaattataatgattcaacgaattagtttggccatccaaagtaACTTGCCatgcaatgctgccagcatcttaggaactgtgcctcgctgcggtagtatcgaagacgttttagattttatttagtttcacatAGTTTATTTGAGGTTATTAGGaataggaattaaaatataaatatataggaatTAAATtaggaataaaacaaaaaatatgtatagcTACCTAACTGTgacaatataaagatattaaaaaaaaaatagtcacattaaaaattttgaacTTATGCTAAGTAAATGcacaataatcaaaattaatcttGGTCAAGAAGACTTGTCTTCATATTTCGCATATAGTAACACTAAAAACCAATGTAAATGTATTTGTGATTTGAGATgagaaataaatggcttttttattttattttcacccTTATCTTAGggaaaaaggatagcactattaaCTACAATCTAACAATCTGCTATATgaacattttcttttaggtttatcattatttatgcGGGCGTAAGTATGcgattattattcaaattaaaattggatGTGGAATTTCAAGGTCACGCTTAGGTACATTTCTTACACGACTCAGAAAAAAGATATAACGAAGAAAGAGAGAAAATACAGATTTCAACAAGCCATCAGATGCGCTGATCTGCATCTGATGGtttggttgtcaccgcgtattttcTTGTGTTAACTCTATACATATATCTATTTCCATAAAGTAGTTTGCAGGAAAAAGTTGTACAAAGGTTTTTCATTATCATAAATTACTGTAATAACCTACTaatgggccagcgttgtggactacggccttaaccccttctcattgtgagtggagacccgtgctctgtagtgggccggtaatgggttaatactgacgacgatgatgacgatgagtaTGATAATACCCCATCCATCAGAGTAGTCCCCCCTTTTTTAGTTCATGAACTAATTCCACACTCACCCGGGTCCCGCAGATCGTCCCCTGACGACATGGAGTGCCGTGTACGGAGATCCTGGCAATCGGACGTTGTCATTCCGAGCTTGCGTTACTGGCTCTGCAATCAAACCTTCATTAAGTCTTTATTCTCGATAAagctttaattattttcagGTAAGGTTGTGAgttttccaaaatccacggtcctgggccgcttgtttccaactcgcttgatgtcgtccacctcgttgggaacCCACTTTCGCTGCGTACCAGCGAAGGTGGGTTCCCAACAGGGTACGGTACGCTACAGGAGGTACGGTATAGGATACAGGTGCGGGGTCGCCTTTCGAGCACCTTGGGACCTTAACGTCCATCTTTttttcgagctatgtgccccgcccattgtcacttcatCTACGCGACTCATTGAGCTACGTCGGTAGTCTAGATctactacggatctcctcatttctgattgaCTACGTAGATATAGCATAGGTATCTCTACGCAATCTCTCCCAACGGtagggttttcccataatcaccacgctgggctgacgggttggtgacaactgtatctgccgtcaccatacggcACACTAATGTTTTTTCTCTCTTACTGCGACaataccccaaagtaagcgtattttgtgttatgggtactgagatgacggatgaatatttttatgaataatatacacaaatacttataaataaataaataaatttattacgattaagatgactgttgaatatttttataaataataaacataaatacttagaatatacatataaacacccagacactgaaaaacattcatgctcatcacacgattttccagtcgtgggaatcgaacccacggccttggactcagaaagcatggtcgctgcaaactctgccaatcggccgtctgaaaCTACTGCCACTAATACGCTTTTATACGCTGTTTCCTCATAACATAACTTTAATGCGCGAAAGTTGGTGAAAACAATGAGAACACTAGTGTTACTCACCACTCTTCTTCTCTGCACTCTCTCTACTCTCCTTACTCTCTTTACTATCCTGCTTGTCGATGGTGAAGGTTTGGTGCGAGTCAGCACTGGAAGCCGCGCTTCCGAACAACGTGAACGCATCGTCCATCAGTTCGTTGAAGCGTTGTCTCATGCGGGAGGAGCCAGGGTCCTTGCGAGCTGATGCCGTCGCTGACTTCGCGGGACTGGATGGCTTGGAAACTAGAACCCGATTTAGGTTAGCTTCGGAAGATCctcaatttttttcacaatagaCAATCGGGCAGTaatagtaaagaaaaataaaatgtatttctatAGAATATTCGTAACATGAAACGATGgtccaattaatatttttatgaaataatcattataaataactttaaatctggtgatttaaaattataaacataaaaaacttaaatatgtgGTTACAGGATCGTGACTTCATTTGTGTGTAAACAAGCTCAAAGCAAACATTACTGTCAGTAAATTAAACTGTACAAGAGAATTGAaagataatattagtattaaacaCGAAATGATTATCACAAAAGTAAATTGGAAGTGTTACTCATTCTCTATTTTGTCTTGCCAAGTTaccattttttcttatttctggAACattaatgcaaattttatttGGAGTAGCACCAGAAGTAATTCTACTTTctttcttattgaaataaataattttatcatcaaaGGTATTTAGCggtaaaatacattataattaattccaattggacattcaatttagaatttatagCGAGTtacaagaaaaatttaaaacaaagttattCTTATCGAAACTTGTAATCGAAAATTTCTTAATTGAAAAAACCCGACTTAAAAATAAGAAGCCAAATATTTTCTGTAGAACTCTacgttaaataaattcaaaatatctcCCAAATTAACTGTTCCCACAGGATGctttaaaaccaaaaacaaaCCTGGACGAAGCAGCTGGCAACAATTAGGTACACAAATATAACACGAGCTGAAACTGTAAAACTCAGTAATAAAGGTTATTGCGAAGGAAGGTTCTTACCATCTTTTATCCTCTGGCAGTGCAAATCCCATACCAAAGGTCCAATAACTCCAGGGTCCTTGTCTATGCTTCCCAGTCGCACTAGTTGCGAGGGCATCTGTCTACGGGGTACCACGTCTTTTCCACTCTTCGGCTTAACCTTGGGGCTGGTCGGAGACGAATCTATGTCCAGATGTCTCACTGATACAGGTTCCAGTATTTTGGAGAGTGGTTCTACTATGTTACCCCTGGAATcgaaaattattacttataagaGAATTTGACCGTGCGTTTTTTAAACTTCTATCCGTCTCTTCCGAACTAATCTATGAAATACTTTCACTAACTTTATGGGATTATTACATACAGGTAGAAGAATATACAGGGATTGCAAAAGactctttttaattttagaactcCATAACCTATGGGGTGAAATGGGGTTTGGAagatttattgaaatccatATGGTTTTCGAAGTTCGACCTTGAAATTAAGAACGTTGGATGGATACTTATCCATAAAAAAGAGGTTTTCCAGCGAGTTTAATTATAATCAATCATAATCATTctacataatctttagggaaataatatataaattattatttaagtgtttcttttttgtttcaactttaattttatctttactttctgtttaatttaattccaagttgtgtacacatactttgggttgtagcttagaacaaaacttgttattaattatatttagatctactcttagttattacctgttttgtgtacctaatatcaataaacaataagcaataatatataaagaaatatgcataaatatgatgaaaaataggggatgaaactTTGACTTGTCAGAAATTGCACACGGACTTAGACCATGCTCTGATAAACTTGTAgtaaagaaaaagtaaataattacctCGGAAAAGCATTCACCGAAGGCATAGAGAGATATGAAGTAGGCGTGGCCGGCGCAAAAGGTGACCGCTGACCACTGTCCGAGCTATCCAAACCAGCTGCTTCAAGTAGACTGTCTGTCGTTCCGACTGTAAGGCAAATATATAGGAATAGTTCGTTCACTGCATGTGCATTAACGGCacataccgaaaggcaggcggcaagattcaaactcggctccACAAATCGAAGTCGAAGTCTTAATCACGGGGCTATCAGCGCGCAATTATCAGTCTAAGGATTAGTTTCAAGTATTCACCTCGTTTTTTCTGCGGCATCCTGAGAGCATGTGGTTTTTTCTGTCGCCTGCGAAGCGCGGCTGCGACTTCCGATATACCAGAtgaagttgttgatgaactgtAATTAATTTAAGCCCGAAGTAAATAAGTAACCCTAATCCAAAATTTTTAGATGACAGGTAATATTGAGCTGTAGTGCTGTCCTTGTCAAATGTGTttccgtcacgggacgcctgacAGATGCGAAACATCGGAATTgtgtttttataagttttatgaacCGAAtacgacaggaatcagatattgcattatgaaaagataaagcagtATAAATTTGTtccgaaaataaaaaagaaatgcaactcttaataatttataacctaATCATTggacgtccgattggcgcagtttgcagcgaccctgctttctgagtccaaggccgtggtttcgattcccacaactggaaaatgtttgtgtgatgagcatgaaagtttttcagtgtctgggtgtttatatgtatattctaaatatttatgtatattattcttaaaaatattcatcagtcatctcagtaccagtaacacaagctacgcttactttggggctgtgtGTGCGATGtcttagtatataaattatttatttatttatagcctctcctttttgtaagtcggttaataatgactgtttattacaaaattaatattcgtttttatttttaaatacgaaaaagTTCTCCGTCTCTTTCCCGTAGTGAGAGCAatactactaaattcaatccgCTATCTGAAGATTGTGGATTCGATTAGTTTTTGACTTCTGACGTCACTGATGCTGGGAGAAAGAAAAAGGATAGAGGAAGATGCTAATTTGGGATCCAGACcccaaaaaaagtatttttaaatctctgatatTCTCTAAGATATTCTTGATAATATCTTAGAGAATATATTCATTCTAATGATATGCTGTAAAGGACCATTTTGATCAAGACAAGATAACGTATCTTATGTATTGAATTGGATAAGGAATATTAtactgtattgtttaaaataattttgtaaataacctataatttttattgtgaaaTGTATAAGATAAAAATGGTAAAGGTGGGTTCTCCTGTGGGGATAAACATATACCAACAAAGACTTTTTagacatttttaatgtaatacatTATTAAGATTAGGgtttagccagcgtttgcaaATTAAGcgcaaaaaaatgtgtttatttacgaCAATACTTCAAAAACCGGAGAAAACTATCAATGTTTCTCCACTATGTTATGCatgtattatacaaataaaccttcctcttgaattactctatatatttaaaaaaaagcatctaAATCTGTtgcctatttttaaaaatccaagCACAtagggacagacagacagcgggTCAGACATATTGTTTCATAGTATGTAGGAATATACTATGTGCCCTTACACTCCTGGGTGAGGAGGACTGTGTCAAGTAGTGTGATAGTGAGGGTCAGCTGTTGAGAATATGCTTTTTTTTGATACCCAAGTTCATTTTGGACTTGCCAATGCAAATcattaaacaatgtgttaaaacacatttaataaatcgtatataacataattaacatataacacattaaaaaaaaattatatcctaacGTATGCGATTGATAAGTTTCTcaacgacaaggttgcttggaagcaggtttccactctcatctctcacaagatagaaaatttaaaagattgtaaactgtaaaatgatgttgaaaaagagcaatctgctaagtttcttgccggctcttctctgtggaatctgccttccgaaccggtggtaaagtcactacaaacagactaacttgacgttttaaatgGCTTATAAACTGGtccgacttgaaataaatgaatttttaatttttaattcagttCTAGCAACATGTAAAAATATCAGCAATTTACTTGCTCCATTGTAACCTATAGTAAAAATTTGTACAAAAACACTTTGTTGATTGCGGCCGGACATGGCTCGAGCCTGCTTGTCTCAACTGGCCCTGTCAGGGGATAAATAAGTCCGGGGATAATCAAGGAACACTCACCCGGAAGCACTGCCAGTCCTGTAAATTGGTAACAGTACACTACTCGGTCTTGTTCTGCTTGGAGAAACCACGCTTATCAACTGAAAGgacatttcaattttcaatgaATATGTAAGTTTGAGCAgcgaatgaaaaataaaaaggtaaatgaatatttaagttTGAAAAAACCTTTTACAGCTTGTTTTTAAACAGTCTCTTTTTTCCTCTCTTTTTCTTTTCAGGCTTCTTTATGAcatataagtatatactgtatatattctattttactttatatgtgtatgcataaaatttaatttaatttttttttttatatctatattttattttatatgtgtacgtatatgaagcaagtatattttatttttattatttatctattttcgtaatttatgtttattatttaaatattgtttcgtTTACACCATAATCCTTCTTCTTAACCTCATGTTCTGCGGTAGGTTggctggtagagatcgcttttaagcgataaggccgcctttactttctttctttcaattgtatatattatttgctttgtgtatataaatggtgtaaaataaagtgtatttttatggAGATGTAAAATGCTGTATTGGTTTTACCCATAATCAGGTATGATAAGGAAGCATGGATGCGTTGTAGAGATCGTTTTGCGATAATGCCGATATTACCATCTATACCTTTGTGttgtaaaatatcaaataatgggcgtagttacaataaatatttacttttataacgctgatttattttcatgaaatataCCGAATCGAACATCTTTGATTTGTGCAAGCTACATTAAGTGTATGCCAAAACCAATCGTAACCGATTTCGGTACACCATCGCATGGCTACGTACTCGTAGTTCaaagatttagatttatttcaaaaacgTGCCGTTTTATAcacagcagcagcagcaggcCATACTACATTTGAATAACAATTCTAAAATTGTTCCATTGCGTCAAAAACCAACAATATATATCGCAAACGTATATTCAGATGAAAATTTCACACGATGTAACAGGCGTTCTTGCAAGCAATTCAAAGTACAATATCGGCTTAAAGTATTTAAAGTAATGTAtcgactaaattttttttaatgtatttaattaatgtataatatgtatgtgcataaaaaatatgtgcTACGGCATATATTAAGTACTTATACATCCTAAATCTCTGTGCCACTAGAATCCTAGATGCACACGAAAtgcattttattgtttaaataacaattttttaaagaatttattaattattttatttcaaatacacAAAATTAAAGGACTACAAGtgaacaaaacagttattttgaataacagaaagaaatattttacaaaccTTGGAATCTTTGTCTTCGTTGATCTGTTTCATTTGATTACGCTCTGCTTCCCGCATCATCTCATTTCGATACGCGCGTATAGATGCGGCAGATTTTAAATTCTTCTTTCTGTagatcaaaattttaaaagtgcAATAATCTtcaaaaacacaaataataattatctgacCAATTTTCTACTTTACTTATTAACagaaactttattttgttttatttagaataGTTAATTGCATATCTGTATTAAGTGAAGCAAAAAGAAGGAGAAAAACTATACAGGTATGcgcaaagtcggttttttttgagGCATTTTTGCCTCAAAAAGAAGTCTGCAAGAGCCCAAGGTAACTTGTCTTTTATCTTGCTAACCAAAGGCAATCTGTCATATCAATACAGCATTTCCGTTTAAAACACCCccgtattttttttggttttgcaTGCAAATGGCCACTTTTTGGTAAATTAACAGTTTGCCATATCTAATGACGGATAAGTGAAGTTGTTTATTTGATTCCCAGTCTGGGAGTATTGAGCTAGTTAGGGGcacataattaaacttttaagtcTTGAAATAATATAGAGCAGGTTACTGAATTCTTGTAAATGTTATAATGAAACTTATACCTAGGTTAATCTAATTACGAGTACTTAGACAAAGTGTTGTGCCCGCTTGGAATGCTGATTGCATTTCCGCGCTGGTTAATCCTTTGGCAATTTAATAAGCCAGCCTTTCTGTCACCAGATGTAATGGGAATTATAAGAACATAATTacgaataattaataaacttcaTCATGCCGACCAAAGgatgtctactgctggacatacgagtaggtcttttgtaggaacaAATATCACGGTGCCACTTGGGTCCAGTTGCGGGTCTCTGTGACTCGATTGATGTCATCTAGCCACCTCGAcagggggtctaccaacgctgcggtTCCCATTTTTTTTCTTCGGATTGTGtctagctgattaaccctaatgattttaacagcgtaacgcgggcttgttggcgtgccTCGAATGGGGCTCtaccaggaagagtttgaaccatagcgctcgaagaagcgaaggaaTCGTCGgtctgagggcgcctcatgtgaggccgaacctcggctcaggcgacgattggagtgaaagagTCACGGACGGTAATtagtccgcacgcttccgaaatcatggtgcgagcccacgtccggatgacgtcagaagtcgggacctcgtcttcgccagcgaagacgctgtgcagagtttgattgtgtgttctgatagggagcattgtcagtagtaatctaatcgacagggtcgtgaaggatatgtttaggcctcctctagttgagagtggcgctaaggttgggtgaaTAAAAAGAAGACTCAACTATGAGAGGGTTCggatgtcggatagacttcTCAAGGTAAATTGATTACCGGTGTGAGGTCGTCCCAACGTCCGTTGGTTCTCTgagcaatgtgtaaatgaatatgaatatacTTACTTGTGAGCAAAACACAGTAGAACCAATATAACCAACAGCAATAGTATAGCAATAGTGGAACCCACTGCCAAAGCCCATAGCTCGGTCCCGTGAACGCCTGTGGACCCAGCTTCTCCTTCCAAGCCTTCAGCCGCTTTCAGGTACGCTGCTGGGAATGTTCGCTTCTTATTAGAAAAgtcctatcatagtatataGGACAACGTAatagataaaaatgcttgggtgtgaattattgctctaaacaggttactcttcttataatttcaaacgacgaatgtgagatggtgataaccaaaaaaaaacaaccggctaattTATTGCGGGCTCCTtcgtagaccaggacgcgtttggaattttcgtggctttagttttaagtttaccgatatggttatcgccatcatctcactaccgtgtacttctcttGAATGTACGCATCAATGCCACCATGGGCCTAccttgatatatttttgtagattCGATATTCAATTTGAACAAAAACTGTGAGTGGAATTTCAAGATTAAAGAGAGAGaagaaacataatataaagacaacgtaaaaaagggaaaaaaataataaaataattgtttacattgatttaatatgttactatgttAACTCAAAGTATACTAGCTCTTTTTACTCTTTTAAGAAGTTTCATTTCTATCACGTGTACTTGCAGCACGCGCTTTTTTTAcgcgtggtttttttttaaaacaaaacaacttaAAACAACTTTTTAGAATCTGAATAACaaattccaaaaaataaaaaatctgaatatagaaatacattatataatacggggttaataataattatacaatatgTGGTATATGTTTGTTTCCTGCCTGCGTTTATGAGTAAATAATAGTGTGTTTATTATTGCACTGGTGGAGGACATATAATGTGGCTTATTACGCACATGGTCATTTTTTTGGCCTAGATTTTGGTtccataattattaatgtactaAACAAACTATTAAAGCTTTTAACATTCtattatctacattaaattAGCTGCAGCTAGTAAAATCACAAGAAAtacttatttcaatattatcatatttattattatcaatgttATACTCACGCTCAGCTTTAGTTGTGACAACAGCACCTAGTTCTTTAGCAACTTCTGCGTCTCTAACTAAACGCATGTCTCTTGCTGCTACTGCCGCTGGAACAGCCCTGCCGCCTACAAGCACTACATATACAATTTGAACACTGCCTTCTGTGGACTGAGAAAAtaaccattattataaaatctatttttttttttaaatcgcaaCTTTTCGAAGGCGGAGCAGGTTTTGAAACCgatttttttaagctttttccTGTATTCATACTAATAAGTTTATGTTGCATTACGTGGCCTTTACTATATTTAGTTGTTTTCATAACATTTACCTCAGTTATATTCTGTATATGGACTTGAACGGGTGGTTGCTGGTCAGGCTTGATGATTTCTCTCTTAAACAAGACAGTCTCATTGTTTACTTCTAACGGAAGATCTATATGATCTTCTTTGTTTTTCTCAATTACTTCTTCTACATCCCTCTTGTGGACTACGACAGTCGGAGTAACCAGAATCCATGTttctacattatttaaattagttacTTTTATCGGCTCTAGTGGTGATTCATCTTGATCTATTGAAAACATTTCTATATTTGCTAAATAACTTCTGTTCATAGCATCACTAGAGTTTTCTGATCTTTGCAATTCATTATTTACAGCTAAATCATCTAAGCTAATTAAAGTTTGGTTATCGTACAATTTTTGAGGAGTTTTGGCAGTGTTGGTACTTATgtctttatttataacaaaagaaTGCACATCGTGTTTCTTTCTTGGAGTCGGTGCATCTAGAGACTTGATTATACC includes these proteins:
- the LOC120625280 gene encoding uncharacterized protein LOC120625280 — encoded protein: MVMVDPFVIVILGTCFSNVKGNDYEDEEKMYLLVSPDQHTRTPRLEDFFWTGSGDGPPPPDLSVPMPTPTAPVVRTTTVLATVYLDSYPPQAVTDKTSGECVLNCEATPDSLEPDIPEDRRYWLLTVIQGSTPDSLQLRLARLYQKAFLRQQERHLGIIKSLDAPTPRKKHDVHSFVINKDISTNTAKTPQKLYDNQTLISLDDLAVNNELQRSENSSDAMNRSYLANIEMFSIDQDESPLEPIKVTNLNNVETWILVTPTVVVHKRDVEEVIEKNKEDHIDLPLEVNNETVLFKREIIKPDQQPPVQVHIQNITESTEGSVQIVYVVLVGGRAVPAAVAARDMRLVRDAEVAKELGAVVTTKAEPAYLKAAEGLEGEAGSTGVHGTELWALAVGSTIAILLLLVILVLLCFAHKKKNLKSAASIRAYRNEMMREAERNQMKQINEDKDSKLISVVSPSRTRPSSVLLPIYRTGSASGSSTTSSGISEVAAALRRRQKKPHALRMPQKKRVGTTDSLLEAAGLDSSDSGQRSPFAPATPTSYLSMPSVNAFPRGNIVEPLSKILEPVSVRHLDIDSSPTSPKVKPKSGKDVVPRRQMPSQLVRLGSIDKDPGVIGPLVWDLHCQRIKDVSKPSSPAKSATASARKDPGSSRMRQRFNELMDDAFTLFGSAASSADSHQTFTIDKQDSKESKESRESAEKKSEPVTQARNDNVRLPGSPYTALHVVRGRSAGPGRSSATTDSSASRPRTALLRGAGGDRRAPPTPAWPSAPPHRHPTPIVNPALITAEGRLAPDDPALPLISAIKSEIQRVREDAKKSAF